A DNA window from Enterobacter cloacae subsp. cloacae ATCC 13047 contains the following coding sequences:
- a CDS encoding phage tail protein, whose product MTIETFPWGIKVSSQPTEGSKDTVRKVQFGDGYAQVSGSGLNDEIRTYEYSFSGDPTTANEIHAFLRRHKVKSFIFTPPFGDSALWRVEADTLKKVVKNVKVITVTATFEQAFAP is encoded by the coding sequence ATGACGATAGAAACATTCCCCTGGGGCATTAAGGTTTCCAGCCAGCCCACCGAGGGAAGCAAAGACACAGTCAGGAAGGTCCAGTTCGGCGACGGGTACGCACAGGTGAGCGGCTCCGGCCTGAATGATGAGATTCGCACCTATGAATATTCTTTTTCAGGGGATCCAACTACAGCGAATGAAATTCACGCTTTCCTTCGGCGGCATAAAGTGAAGTCGTTTATTTTCACTCCGCCTTTCGGCGATTCCGCGCTGTGGCGTGTCGAGGCTGACACGCTCAAAAAGGTGGTTAAAAACGTAAAAGTGATAACCGTAACCGCAACGTTTGAACAGGCATTTGCACCATGA
- a CDS encoding phage minor tail protein L — translation MSLNADYQKLEPGNEVRLFSVDGTAFGMSDVLRFHAHNIAHTPEEIEAAGGDENKLPAKSIWWQGEEYKAWPCQVEGIEATTDGTSPQPKLRVANLDSSISALCLAYDDLLQAKVSIHDTLAQYLDARNFPQGNPTADPSQEKLKVFYIDARSTETDEVVEFTLSSPMDLQGQMIPTRQLHSLCSWCIRNKYRTGDGCDYAGTRYFDKNNNPVDDPSLDVCNGTLTACKLRHGDSNELPFGGFPGTSLIRS, via the coding sequence ATGAGTCTTAATGCTGATTATCAAAAACTCGAGCCGGGCAATGAAGTCCGGCTTTTTTCTGTCGATGGCACAGCGTTCGGTATGTCAGATGTACTCCGCTTCCACGCACACAATATCGCACACACCCCGGAAGAGATTGAGGCTGCAGGTGGGGATGAGAATAAACTTCCGGCGAAGTCCATCTGGTGGCAGGGGGAGGAGTATAAAGCCTGGCCGTGTCAGGTTGAGGGTATTGAAGCGACCACGGACGGTACCAGTCCACAGCCAAAACTGAGAGTGGCGAACCTGGACAGTTCGATCTCAGCGCTCTGTCTGGCGTATGACGATCTGCTGCAGGCGAAAGTGAGTATCCACGACACGCTGGCACAGTATCTGGACGCCAGAAATTTTCCGCAGGGCAATCCCACTGCAGACCCGTCACAGGAAAAGCTGAAGGTCTTTTATATCGATGCCAGAAGCACCGAGACGGATGAAGTTGTCGAATTTACGCTTTCCAGTCCGATGGATTTACAGGGCCAGATGATACCCACGCGGCAGTTGCATTCGTTATGCAGCTGGTGCATCCGGAACAAGTACCGGACCGGCGACGGCTGCGACTATGCCGGAACGCGCTATTTCGACAAAAACAATAATCCGGTTGACGATCCCTCGCTGGATGTCTGCAACGGCACGCTGACGGCCTGCAAGCTCCGGCACGGAGACAGCAACGAGCTGCCGTTCGGTGGTTTCCCCGGTACATCTCTTATCAGGAGTTGA
- a CDS encoding C40 family peptidase: protein MRQKTIDAIMAHAAAEYPRECCGVVAQKSRVERYFPCRNLAAEPTEHFHLSPEDYAAAEDWGTVVAIVHSHPDATTQASELDKAQCDATLLPWHIVSWPEGDLRTIQPRGEQPLLERPFVLGHFDCWGLVMSYFRQTHGIELHDYRVDYPWWENDYPDNFYQECWYECGFREFDGPPQEGDLVIMQVQADKWNHAGILLEGNMLLHHLYGHLSQRVPYGGYWQERTMKIVRYKDVMAGETCRK from the coding sequence ATGCGCCAGAAAACCATTGATGCCATCATGGCACACGCTGCAGCGGAATATCCGCGCGAGTGCTGCGGCGTGGTGGCACAGAAAAGCCGGGTTGAGCGCTATTTTCCCTGTCGTAATCTCGCAGCAGAGCCGACTGAACATTTTCACCTGTCCCCCGAAGATTACGCAGCGGCAGAAGACTGGGGGACGGTGGTGGCCATTGTTCACAGCCATCCTGATGCGACGACGCAGGCCAGCGAGCTGGATAAGGCTCAGTGTGATGCAACGCTGCTGCCCTGGCATATTGTGAGCTGGCCAGAGGGGGATTTACGTACCATTCAGCCACGCGGGGAGCAGCCATTGCTGGAGCGTCCGTTCGTGCTTGGCCACTTCGATTGCTGGGGTCTGGTAATGAGCTATTTCCGGCAGACCCACGGTATCGAGCTCCACGATTACCGGGTGGATTATCCCTGGTGGGAAAACGACTACCCGGACAATTTCTATCAGGAGTGCTGGTACGAGTGCGGATTCAGGGAGTTTGATGGCCCGCCTCAGGAAGGGGACCTCGTCATCATGCAGGTGCAGGCCGATAAGTGGAATCATGCCGGGATTTTACTGGAGGGTAACATGCTGCTGCACCATCTTTACGGGCATCTGAGTCAGCGTGTTCCTTATGGCGGATACTGGCAGGAGCGCACGATGAAAATCGTTCGTTATAAAGATGTAATGGCAGGTGAAACATGCAGGAAGTAA
- a CDS encoding tail assembly protein, which translates to MQEVMTRIELGGVLGKTFGKIHHRLISRVSEAGVALAKTIPGFEQFMISSQRRGLTYSVFKGKKNIGVDDLGFPVTGDVIRIVPVIIGSKKAGLIQTILGAVLVIASIWMPGLSIAASNMMFAAGASITLGGVVQMISPQATGLASKQSSDNRASYAFGGVTNTAAQGYPVPLLYGRRRIGGAIISAGIYVEDQQ; encoded by the coding sequence ATGCAGGAAGTAATGACCCGCATTGAGCTTGGCGGCGTGCTCGGGAAAACATTCGGTAAAATTCACCACCGCCTGATTTCCCGTGTAAGCGAGGCGGGAGTGGCGCTCGCAAAGACTATTCCGGGCTTTGAGCAGTTTATGATTTCCAGCCAGCGCCGTGGGCTCACATACTCCGTATTTAAGGGTAAAAAAAACATCGGTGTGGATGACCTCGGTTTCCCGGTTACCGGCGATGTTATCCGTATTGTCCCGGTAATCATCGGGAGTAAAAAAGCCGGTTTGATTCAAACTATCCTGGGCGCAGTATTAGTGATTGCATCGATCTGGATGCCAGGTCTGAGTATAGCTGCCAGCAATATGATGTTTGCTGCTGGTGCGTCCATAACGCTGGGGGGGGTAGTTCAGATGATATCCCCTCAGGCTACAGGGCTGGCCAGCAAACAGAGCTCAGATAACCGCGCCTCATACGCGTTCGGCGGAGTCACAAATACCGCCGCACAGGGTTACCCGGTTCCGCTCCTGTACGGCCGCCGGAGAATCGGCGGGGCAATTATTTCTGCCGGAATTTATGTCGAAGATCAGCAGTAG